A window of the Zeugodacus cucurbitae isolate PBARC_wt_2022May chromosome 4, idZeuCucr1.2, whole genome shotgun sequence genome harbors these coding sequences:
- the LOC114804762 gene encoding kelch-like protein 5 has product MTKRAETHIWCVHAKLKREAWTQNKDYATLGRWEEKLKLKLNTIGGYNDKSESTNNVEEYNLETGTWESMPPLPQHLRGMNVALLNESIYVLGGYVHNAAAPLVTVFDNNDNLLKPRFEANVTVFEDKIYVFGGFSAAGSPLANCECYDAVSNTWTQCADMLEPRVRINYYALPFPVDNSKGANLCVWRYKSFGGVCVQSYDPFENVWTKISPMNIERSNKCGLYLNDRILAIGGLANSKDN; this is encoded by the exons ATGACAAAGCGAGCTGAAACGCACATCTGGTGCGTACATGCGAAACTAAAAAGAGAAGCTTGGACACAGAACAAGGATTATGCCACTTTAGGCAGATGG GAGGAAAAATTAAAGCTTAAGCTGAATACCATTGGTGGCTACAATGACAAGTCTGAAAGCACTAATAATGTTGAGGAGTACAATTTGGAAACAGGTACGTGGGAGAGCATGCCTCCATTGCCACAGCACTTACGGGGCATGAATGTGGCGCTATTGAATGAAAGCATCTACGTTTTGGGAGGTTATGTGCACAATGCAGCTGCGCCTTTAGTCACTGT GTTTGACAATAACGACAATTTGTTGAAACCACGTTTTGAAGCAAACGTCACGGTATTTGAGGATAAAATATACGTTTTTGGTGGCTTTTCAGCTGCAGGATCACCACTTGCCAATTGTGAATGCTATGACGCAGTGAGCAATACTTGGACACAATGTGCTGATATGCTGGAACCACGTG ttcgaataaattattatgctCTACCTTTTCCAGTTGACAATAGCAAAGGGGCAAATTTATGTGTTTGGCGGTACAAAAGCTTTGGTGGCGTTTGTGTGCAATCTTATGATCCATTCGAAAATGTGTGGACAAAG aTTTCTCCAATGAATATTGAACGTAGCAACAAATGTGGCTTATATCTAAACGACCGCATTCTAGCCATTGGCGGTCTGGCAAATTCAAAGGATAATTAA